A region of Streptomyces deccanensis DNA encodes the following proteins:
- a CDS encoding alpha/beta fold hydrolase produces the protein MSTTTSTPTVLLVHGAFADASSWAGVVEELRGQGIPVRALPNPLRGLASDAAYVASAAAQVDGPVVLVGHSYGGAIITVAGAAENVVGLVYVAAYVPEQGESLGELQGRFPLSPLVANLDEWTYPVEGADPGVEVTIKPDAFPGIFAADVPAEVTEILAVSQRPLSASVFTEAAATAAWRTKPSWAVVADADQAINPDVQRFGAKRAGATVTELEGASHAVAVSRPKEVATVIQEAVRATA, from the coding sequence ATGTCCACCACCACCTCCACCCCCACCGTCCTCCTCGTGCACGGAGCCTTCGCCGACGCGTCCAGCTGGGCCGGCGTCGTCGAGGAACTGCGCGGCCAGGGCATCCCGGTCCGCGCACTGCCGAACCCCCTGCGCGGCCTGGCCTCGGACGCCGCGTACGTCGCGTCCGCGGCGGCCCAGGTCGACGGCCCGGTCGTCCTCGTCGGCCACTCCTACGGCGGCGCGATCATCACCGTGGCGGGCGCCGCCGAGAACGTCGTCGGCCTGGTCTACGTCGCCGCGTACGTGCCCGAACAGGGCGAGAGCCTGGGCGAGTTGCAGGGCCGCTTCCCACTGTCCCCGCTCGTCGCCAACCTCGACGAGTGGACGTACCCCGTCGAGGGCGCCGACCCCGGCGTGGAGGTCACCATCAAGCCGGACGCCTTCCCCGGCATCTTCGCCGCGGACGTCCCGGCCGAGGTCACCGAGATCCTCGCGGTGTCCCAACGTCCTCTCTCAGCCTCGGTGTTCACGGAGGCGGCCGCCACCGCGGCATGGCGGACCAAGCCCTCCTGGGCCGTGGTCGCCGACGCGGACCAGGCCATCAACCCCGACGTCCAGCGCTTCGGCGCGAAGCGCGCCGGCGCCACCGTCACCGAACTGGAGGGCGCCTCCCACGCGGTGGCGGTCTCCCGCCCCAAGGAGGTCGCGACCGTGATCCAGGAGGCGGTACGAGCCACCGCCTGA
- a CDS encoding pyrimidine reductase family protein, translated as MRRLFPVTEETAARTPEATGGASAAEVATAGGGEGSAGAGKSGLSGRSGLSGPSDLVDREWSLDELAAAYAYPEPAPGGREPWLRANMVSTLDGAAQHGGRSQPISSDADMRIFGTLRGLADVVIVGAETVRQEGYRPARAREAFAEARRAAGQTPAPAVAVVSASLDLDFSLPLFTSPLTPTLLLTGAAAAPDRVATAEKAGVRVVVAGDGMGVDPARAVRALADLGLTRLLTEGGPRILGQLVAADVLDELCLTVSPMLTAGDAQRIAGGPSVTVPKRFALASLLEESGFLFGRYRRT; from the coding sequence ATGCGACGCCTGTTCCCTGTGACCGAAGAGACAGCGGCCCGGACACCGGAAGCGACCGGTGGGGCGAGTGCGGCCGAGGTGGCGACGGCTGGTGGGGGTGAGGGCTCGGCGGGGGCCGGGAAGTCCGGTCTTTCCGGGCGCTCCGGTCTTTCCGGTCCGTCCGATCTCGTCGACCGGGAGTGGAGCCTCGACGAGTTGGCGGCGGCGTACGCGTACCCCGAACCGGCGCCGGGCGGGCGGGAGCCGTGGCTGCGGGCCAACATGGTGTCCACCCTCGACGGCGCGGCCCAGCACGGCGGGCGCTCCCAGCCGATCTCCAGCGACGCCGACATGCGGATCTTCGGCACACTGCGGGGACTCGCGGACGTGGTGATCGTCGGCGCGGAAACGGTCCGGCAGGAGGGGTACCGCCCGGCACGCGCGCGTGAGGCATTCGCCGAGGCGCGCCGGGCGGCCGGACAGACGCCCGCGCCCGCCGTCGCCGTGGTGAGCGCGAGCCTGGACCTGGACTTCTCGCTGCCGTTGTTCACCTCGCCGCTGACGCCCACCCTGCTGCTCACCGGGGCCGCCGCGGCCCCGGACCGGGTCGCCACCGCCGAGAAGGCGGGGGTCCGGGTGGTGGTCGCCGGGGACGGCATGGGCGTCGACCCCGCCCGCGCGGTACGGGCCCTCGCCGACCTGGGGCTGACCCGACTGCTCACCGAGGGCGGCCCGCGCATCCTGGGGCAGCTGGTCGCCGCCGACGTCCTCGACGAGCTCTGCCTGACCGTGTCGCCGATGCTCACGGCGGGGGACGCGCAGCGGATCGCCGGAGGGCCCTCGGTGACGGTGCCCAAGCGCTTCGCCCTGGCCTCGCTGCTGGAGGAGTCCGGGTTCCTGTTCGGTCGTTACCGTCGTACGTGA
- the murC gene encoding UDP-N-acetylmuramate--L-alanine ligase, which yields MAPGLPSAMDRPHFIGIGGAGMSGIAKILAQRGAKVAGSDAKESETAEALRALGATVHIGHAAEHLADDATAVVVSSAIRADNPELARAAELGIPVVHRSDALARLMDGLRPIAVAGTHGKTTTTSMLAVSLGELGLRPSYAIGGDLDVPGSNADHGDGDIFVAEADESDRSFHKYAPEVAIVLNVELDHHANYASMDEIYESFETFAGKIVPGGTLVISADHEGARELTSRLSGVRTVTYGEREDADVRVLSVVAQGLKSEVTVLLDGQEITFTVSVPGRHYAHNAVAALAAGVALGVPAAELAPALAAYTGVKRRLQLKGEAAGVQVIDSYAHHPTEMTADLEAMRAAAGDARILVVFQPHLFSRTQELGAEMGQSLALADASVVLDIYPAREDPIPGITSELIIDAARTAGADVTALHDKAEVPAVIAGMARPGDLVLTMGAGDVTDLGPRILDRLSS from the coding sequence ATGGCACCCGGACTGCCTTCCGCCATGGATCGGCCGCACTTCATCGGGATCGGTGGGGCCGGGATGTCCGGGATCGCCAAGATCCTGGCGCAGCGCGGGGCGAAGGTCGCCGGGAGTGACGCCAAGGAGTCGGAGACGGCCGAGGCGCTGCGGGCGCTCGGGGCGACCGTGCACATCGGGCACGCCGCCGAGCACCTCGCGGACGACGCGACGGCCGTGGTCGTCTCCTCGGCCATCCGCGCCGACAACCCCGAGCTGGCCCGCGCCGCCGAGCTGGGGATCCCCGTCGTCCACCGGTCGGACGCGCTCGCCCGGCTGATGGACGGGCTGCGGCCGATCGCGGTCGCCGGCACGCACGGCAAGACCACGACGACGTCCATGCTGGCGGTGTCGCTGGGCGAGCTGGGGCTGCGGCCGTCGTACGCCATCGGCGGCGACCTCGACGTACCCGGCTCGAACGCCGACCACGGCGACGGCGACATCTTCGTCGCCGAGGCGGACGAAAGCGACCGCAGCTTCCACAAGTACGCGCCCGAGGTGGCGATCGTCCTCAACGTGGAACTGGACCACCACGCCAACTACGCGTCCATGGACGAGATCTACGAGTCCTTCGAGACGTTCGCGGGGAAGATCGTGCCCGGTGGCACGCTGGTGATCTCCGCCGACCACGAGGGCGCGCGCGAGCTGACCTCACGGCTGTCCGGGGTGAGGACGGTGACGTACGGCGAGCGCGAGGACGCCGACGTCCGCGTGCTGTCGGTCGTGGCGCAGGGGCTGAAGAGCGAGGTCACGGTCCTGCTGGACGGGCAGGAGATCACGTTCACCGTGTCCGTGCCCGGACGGCACTACGCGCACAACGCCGTCGCCGCGCTGGCGGCCGGGGTCGCGCTCGGTGTGCCGGCGGCGGAGCTGGCGCCCGCGCTGGCGGCGTACACCGGCGTGAAGCGACGGCTGCAGCTCAAGGGCGAGGCCGCCGGGGTGCAGGTCATCGACTCCTACGCGCACCACCCGACCGAGATGACCGCCGACCTGGAGGCCATGCGGGCCGCCGCCGGCGACGCGCGGATCCTGGTGGTCTTCCAGCCGCACCTGTTCTCCCGCACCCAGGAGCTGGGCGCCGAGATGGGCCAGTCCCTGGCGCTGGCGGACGCGTCGGTCGTCCTCGACATCTACCCGGCCCGCGAGGACCCGATCCCGGGGATCACCAGCGAGCTGATCATCGACGCGGCCCGGACCGCGGGCGCGGACGTCACCGCCCTGCACGACAAGGCCGAGGTGCCCGCCGTGATCGCGGGAATGGCGAGGCCCGGCGATCTCGTTCTCACCATGGGCGCGGGTGATGTGACGGACCTGGGCCCGCGGATCCTGGACCGTCTTTCCAGCTGA
- the zapE gene encoding cell division protein ZapE, whose amino-acid sequence MSCSVARPLDSVTVSSSSATVSGIGPIPEAAPASLCTREPHVPADRLVAEMVPPPRFDSVRFDTYLPDPNQPSQTEAVRVLSGFAAGLGGAHATGAGRRGFLGFGRSKAPKMPAGPRGVYLDGGYGVGKTHLLASLWHATPAEPSLKAFGTFVELTNLVGALGFQKTVQTLSGHRLLCIDEFELDDPGDTVLVSTLLGKLVDAGVALAATSNTLPGKLGEGRFASVDFLREIQGLSAHFRSLRIDGEDYRHRGLPEAPAPYSDEEVTKAAYATEGASLDDFPHLLAHLARVHPSRYGALTDGLKAVCLTDVQPVPDQSTALRLVVLADRLYDREVPVLASGLPFDRLFSEEMLNGGYRKKYFRAISRLTALARDAQRLV is encoded by the coding sequence ATGTCGTGCAGTGTGGCACGACCCTTAGACTCGGTAACCGTGTCGTCGTCCTCTGCCACCGTGTCCGGAATCGGTCCGATACCCGAAGCGGCCCCCGCGTCCCTGTGCACCCGCGAGCCCCATGTCCCCGCGGACCGGCTCGTCGCCGAGATGGTGCCGCCGCCGCGTTTCGACTCGGTGCGCTTCGACACCTACCTCCCGGACCCGAACCAGCCGAGCCAGACCGAGGCCGTCCGCGTCCTGAGCGGTTTCGCGGCGGGCCTCGGCGGGGCGCACGCGACCGGCGCCGGCCGGCGCGGCTTCCTCGGCTTCGGCCGGTCGAAGGCCCCCAAGATGCCGGCGGGCCCGCGCGGCGTCTACCTGGACGGCGGTTACGGCGTCGGCAAGACGCACCTCCTCGCCTCCCTCTGGCACGCCACCCCGGCCGAACCCTCCCTCAAGGCCTTCGGCACCTTCGTGGAGCTGACGAACCTGGTCGGCGCGCTCGGGTTCCAGAAGACGGTCCAGACCCTCTCCGGCCACCGCCTGCTGTGCATCGACGAGTTCGAGCTGGACGACCCGGGCGACACGGTCCTGGTGTCGACCCTGCTCGGCAAGCTCGTCGACGCGGGCGTGGCCCTGGCCGCCACCTCGAACACCCTGCCGGGCAAGCTCGGTGAGGGCCGGTTCGCGTCGGTCGACTTCCTGCGCGAGATCCAGGGCCTGTCGGCCCACTTCCGCTCCCTGCGGATCGACGGCGAGGACTACCGCCACCGCGGTCTGCCGGAGGCTCCGGCGCCGTACTCCGACGAGGAGGTCACGAAGGCGGCGTACGCCACCGAGGGCGCCTCGCTCGACGACTTCCCGCATCTGCTGGCCCACCTCGCGCGCGTCCACCCCAGCCGGTACGGCGCCCTGACGGACGGCCTGAAAGCGGTGTGCCTGACGGACGTCCAGCCGGTGCCTGACCAGTCCACAGCACTGCGGCTGGTGGTGCTCGCCGACCGGCTGTACGACCGCGAGGTGCCGGTGCTCGCCTCGGGGCTGCCCTTCGACCGGCTGTTCAGCGAGGAGATGCTGAACGGCGGCTACCGCAAGAAGTACTTCCGCGCCATCTCCCGCCTCACCGCCCTCGCGCGCGACGCGCAGCGACTGGTGTAA
- a CDS encoding hydrolase, with the protein MADLHRDLDIDAVTATPGPDLLTPDNCAVLFVDHQPQMFFGTGSGDRTAIIDATVGLAKAAKVFDVPVVLSTVAAESFSGPLLPQLADVFPDRKTIDRTTMNAWEDVAFVEAVKATGRPKLVIAGLWTEVCVVLPALSALTQGYEVYVVTDASGGVSPQAHEHAVQRMIQAGAVPVTWLQVLLEFQRDWARTETYGPTTEVVKEHGGAYGLGIVYAEAVIGEHAAG; encoded by the coding sequence ATGGCCGACCTCCACCGCGACCTCGACATCGACGCCGTCACCGCCACTCCCGGCCCCGATCTGCTCACCCCCGACAACTGCGCGGTCCTGTTCGTGGACCACCAGCCGCAGATGTTCTTCGGCACCGGCAGCGGTGACCGCACCGCGATCATCGACGCGACCGTGGGGCTGGCCAAGGCCGCCAAGGTCTTCGACGTGCCGGTGGTCCTCAGCACGGTGGCCGCCGAGTCCTTCTCCGGCCCGCTCCTGCCGCAGCTCGCGGACGTCTTCCCCGACCGGAAGACCATCGACCGTACGACGATGAACGCCTGGGAGGACGTCGCCTTCGTCGAGGCGGTGAAGGCGACCGGTCGGCCGAAACTCGTCATCGCCGGCCTGTGGACCGAGGTGTGCGTCGTGCTTCCCGCCCTGTCCGCACTCACCCAGGGCTACGAGGTCTACGTCGTCACCGACGCGTCCGGCGGGGTCAGCCCGCAGGCCCACGAGCACGCCGTGCAGCGGATGATCCAGGCGGGCGCGGTACCGGTCACCTGGCTGCAGGTGCTCCTGGAGTTCCAGCGCGACTGGGCCCGTACGGAGACGTACGGGCCCACCACCGAGGTGGTCAAGGAACACGGCGGCGCCTACGGACTCGGGATCGTCTACGCCGAGGCCGTCATCGGCGAGCACGCGGCGGGCTGA
- a CDS encoding SulP family inorganic anion transporter: protein MNSTTSPPSSPSALSRFPHLRQDFGASLVVFLVALPLCVGVAVASGVPAELGLVTGIVGGIVAGMLPGSSLQVSGPAAGMTVLVFEAVRQFGLPALGVIVLAAGLLQLAMGALKLGRWFRAISVSVVEGMLAGIGLVIIAGQLYAAAGLEAPASGIDKIVGLPGAFVDAVSSTAALASLAVGAGTIAVMVLWKRLPKKVQLVPGALAAVLLATLVSLAFDLPVANVEVKGLLDVIQPPGLDAFGQLADVALLGTILAFTLIASAESLFSAAAVDRMHDGPRTEYDKELMAQGAGNTVCGLLGALPMTAVIVRSSANLQAGARTKASRVLHGVWLLLFVALLPGTLALIPLPALAGILVHAGFKLIPFRGVVSLWRTHRGEALILVATAVAIVAVNMFEGVLIGLALSVAKTAWEASHIKLEVIDKGAGPVQAYLSGNATFLRLPKILDSLEALPQDRPVELHLTGLHHLDHACRTALENWAARHSTTGTEPVRMTVPEPEKATSATL, encoded by the coding sequence ATGAACTCCACGACCTCGCCCCCGTCCTCCCCGTCCGCCCTCTCCAGGTTCCCCCATCTGCGACAGGACTTCGGCGCCTCGCTCGTCGTCTTCCTGGTCGCCCTCCCGCTGTGCGTCGGTGTCGCCGTCGCCTCCGGGGTACCGGCCGAACTCGGCCTGGTCACCGGCATCGTGGGCGGCATCGTCGCCGGGATGCTGCCCGGCAGCAGCCTCCAGGTCTCCGGCCCGGCGGCCGGTATGACCGTGCTGGTCTTCGAAGCGGTCCGCCAGTTCGGGCTGCCCGCCCTCGGCGTGATCGTGCTCGCCGCCGGTCTGCTCCAACTCGCCATGGGCGCGCTGAAGCTGGGCCGTTGGTTCCGGGCCATATCCGTCTCCGTCGTCGAGGGCATGCTCGCCGGTATCGGGCTGGTGATCATCGCCGGCCAGCTCTACGCGGCGGCCGGTCTGGAGGCCCCCGCCTCCGGCATCGACAAGATCGTGGGCCTGCCCGGCGCCTTCGTCGACGCCGTGAGCAGCACCGCCGCGCTCGCCTCGCTGGCGGTCGGCGCCGGCACCATCGCGGTGATGGTGCTGTGGAAGCGGCTGCCGAAGAAGGTCCAGCTGGTCCCCGGCGCGCTCGCCGCGGTCCTGCTGGCCACCCTCGTCAGCCTCGCGTTCGACCTGCCGGTGGCGAACGTCGAGGTGAAGGGTCTGCTGGACGTGATCCAGCCGCCCGGCCTGGACGCCTTCGGCCAGCTCGCCGACGTGGCGCTGCTCGGCACGATCCTCGCCTTCACCCTCATCGCCTCCGCGGAGAGCCTGTTCAGCGCGGCGGCCGTGGACCGGATGCACGACGGTCCGCGCACCGAGTACGACAAGGAGCTGATGGCCCAGGGCGCCGGCAACACCGTGTGCGGGCTGCTGGGCGCGCTGCCGATGACGGCGGTGATCGTGCGCAGCTCCGCCAACCTCCAGGCCGGCGCGAGGACGAAGGCCTCCCGGGTGCTGCACGGCGTCTGGCTGCTGCTCTTCGTGGCGCTGCTGCCGGGCACGCTCGCCCTGATCCCGCTCCCGGCCCTGGCCGGCATCCTCGTCCACGCGGGCTTCAAGCTGATCCCGTTCCGCGGGGTCGTCTCCCTGTGGCGCACGCACCGGGGCGAGGCGCTGATCCTGGTGGCCACGGCCGTGGCGATCGTCGCGGTCAACATGTTCGAGGGCGTCCTGATCGGTCTGGCCCTGTCCGTGGCCAAGACCGCGTGGGAGGCCTCGCACATCAAGCTGGAGGTCATCGACAAGGGCGCCGGGCCGGTCCAGGCCTATCTCTCCGGCAACGCGACCTTCCTGCGCCTGCCGAAGATCCTGGACAGCCTGGAGGCCCTCCCCCAGGACCGCCCCGTGGAACTCCACCTCACCGGGCTCCACCACCTGGACCACGCCTGCCGCACCGCCCTGGAGAACTGGGCGGCCCGCCACAGCACGACAGGCACGGAACCGGTCCGCATGACGGTCCCGGAACCGGAAAAGGCGACGTCAGCAACGCTCTGA
- the msrB gene encoding peptide-methionine (R)-S-oxide reductase MsrB yields MSYDVEKPDEQWRAELTPAEYAVLRQAGTEPAFVGEYTDTKTKGVYSCRACGAELFTSDTKFDSHCGWPSFYDPKDSDAVELLDDRSHGMVRTEVRCARCGSHLGHVFAGEGYPTPTDQRYCINSISLTLTADEG; encoded by the coding sequence ATGTCGTACGACGTCGAGAAGCCGGACGAGCAGTGGCGTGCGGAGCTGACGCCGGCCGAGTACGCCGTGCTGCGGCAGGCCGGCACGGAGCCCGCGTTCGTCGGTGAGTACACCGACACCAAGACCAAGGGCGTCTACTCCTGCCGTGCCTGCGGCGCCGAACTCTTCACCTCCGACACGAAGTTCGATTCGCACTGCGGCTGGCCGTCCTTCTACGACCCGAAGGACAGCGACGCGGTCGAGCTGCTCGACGACCGGTCGCACGGGATGGTGCGCACGGAGGTGCGGTGCGCCCGGTGCGGCTCGCACCTCGGGCACGTCTTCGCGGGCGAGGGGTACCCCACGCCGACCGACCAGCGGTACTGCATCAACAGCATCTCGCTGACGCTGACCGCGGACGAGGGCTGA
- a CDS encoding indole-3-glycerol phosphate synthase, which yields MIEKALTSADVEFVTTLHGDERASFHVLLQPRGNQADRLLRAIDDLALGELDEAAREGETPEGEQAMDAGERALEVSLQALRAAGSTAEGRLIDDHPLDALKSLVEEVSADEVLVLTDPHYVEEFFHRDWASRARHKVGVPVLKLFSHSRV from the coding sequence ATGATCGAGAAGGCTCTGACGTCGGCGGACGTCGAGTTCGTCACGACCCTGCACGGGGACGAGCGGGCCTCCTTCCACGTGCTGCTCCAGCCGCGCGGAAATCAGGCCGACCGGTTGCTGCGGGCCATCGACGACCTCGCCCTCGGTGAGCTGGACGAGGCGGCGCGGGAGGGGGAGACGCCGGAGGGGGAACAGGCGATGGACGCGGGGGAACGGGCTCTGGAGGTCTCCCTGCAGGCGCTGCGTGCGGCCGGGAGCACGGCGGAGGGGCGGCTGATCGATGATCATCCGCTGGATGCGCTGAAGTCGCTGGTGGAGGAGGTTTCGGCCGATGAGGTGCTGGTGCTGACCGATCCGCACTACGTGGAGGAGTTCTTCCATCGGGACTGGGCTTCGCGGGCTCGGCACAAGGTGGGGGTGCCGGTGTTGAAGTTGTTCTCGCACAGTCGGGTTTGA
- a CDS encoding alpha/beta hydrolase, with product MSDTSEPTRPVLEPAAAAFAEATANPPFLFELPPAEGRKAVDEVQSGEIAKPEIDEEWITVSGGPTGSVRARIVRPAGTEGVLPVILYIHGAGWVFGNAHTHDRLVRELAVGARAAVVFPEYDLSPEARYPVAIEQNYAVAKWVVEQGASKDLDGARLAVAGDSVGGNMTAALTLMAKQRGDVPLVQQVLFYPVTDAGFDTGSYHQFATGYFLRRDGMQWFWDQYTTDEAERAQITASPLRASVDQLKDLPPALVVTGEADVLRDEGEAYANKLREAGVAVTAVRFQGVIHDFVMLNALRETHAAEAAITLATTTLRTALHGN from the coding sequence ATGTCCGACACCTCCGAGCCCACCCGCCCGGTCCTGGAACCGGCGGCCGCCGCCTTCGCCGAGGCCACCGCCAACCCTCCCTTCCTCTTCGAACTGCCGCCCGCCGAGGGCCGGAAGGCGGTCGACGAGGTGCAGTCCGGCGAGATCGCCAAGCCGGAGATCGACGAGGAGTGGATCACCGTCTCCGGCGGTCCGACGGGCAGTGTCCGGGCGCGGATCGTCCGGCCCGCCGGGACCGAGGGCGTCCTGCCCGTGATCCTCTACATCCACGGCGCGGGCTGGGTGTTCGGCAACGCCCACACCCACGACCGGCTGGTGCGCGAGCTGGCCGTCGGCGCGCGGGCCGCCGTGGTCTTCCCCGAGTACGACCTCTCCCCCGAGGCCCGCTACCCGGTCGCCATCGAGCAGAACTACGCGGTCGCGAAGTGGGTCGTCGAACAGGGCGCGTCCAAGGACCTGGACGGTGCCCGGCTCGCGGTCGCCGGGGACTCGGTCGGCGGCAACATGACCGCCGCGCTGACCCTGATGGCCAAGCAGCGCGGTGACGTCCCGCTGGTCCAGCAGGTGCTGTTCTACCCGGTGACGGACGCGGGCTTCGACACCGGCTCCTACCACCAGTTCGCCACGGGCTACTTCCTGCGCCGCGACGGAATGCAATGGTTCTGGGACCAGTACACGACCGACGAGGCCGAGCGCGCCCAGATCACCGCGTCCCCGCTGCGGGCGAGCGTCGACCAGCTCAAGGACCTGCCTCCGGCCCTGGTCGTCACCGGTGAGGCCGACGTCCTGCGCGACGAGGGCGAGGCGTACGCGAACAAGCTGCGCGAGGCCGGTGTGGCGGTGACCGCCGTGCGCTTCCAGGGCGTCATCCACGACTTCGTCATGCTGAACGCCCTGCGCGAGACCCACGCCGCCGAGGCCGCGATCACCCTGGCCACGACCACCCTGCGCACGGCCCTGCACGGCAACTGA
- a CDS encoding carbonic anhydrase, which produces MQPLIDNARTFGQRPEEFARLAEGQSPEVLFITCSDSRVVPALITGARPGELFELRTAGNIVPPYAADRPTGETATIEYAVEVLGVTDIVVCGHSHCGAVGALVRGDDLDAVPAVRDWLTNATPRPEGAVEDPTVADGVQNHVLSQLLRLRSYPCVEKRLADGRLRLRGWYYEVHTGAVREHRAETDKFETL; this is translated from the coding sequence ATGCAGCCCCTCATCGACAACGCCCGTACGTTCGGACAGCGCCCTGAGGAGTTCGCCAGGCTGGCCGAAGGCCAGTCCCCCGAGGTCCTGTTCATCACCTGCTCCGACTCGCGGGTCGTCCCGGCCCTGATCACGGGCGCCCGCCCCGGCGAGCTCTTCGAACTGCGCACCGCCGGCAACATCGTCCCGCCCTACGCCGCCGACCGCCCCACCGGTGAGACGGCCACCATCGAGTACGCCGTGGAGGTCCTCGGCGTCACCGACATCGTGGTCTGCGGACACTCGCACTGCGGCGCCGTGGGCGCCCTGGTGCGCGGCGACGACCTGGACGCCGTACCCGCCGTACGCGACTGGCTGACCAACGCCACGCCCCGCCCGGAAGGGGCGGTCGAGGACCCGACGGTCGCCGACGGCGTGCAGAACCACGTCCTCAGCCAGCTGCTGCGCCTGCGCTCCTACCCGTGCGTGGAGAAGCGCCTCGCGGACGGACGGCTGCGGTTGCGCGGCTGGTACTACGAGGTCCACACGGGTGCCGTGCGGGAACACCGCGCGGAGACCGACAAGTTCGAGACCCTGTGA
- a CDS encoding MAB_1171c family putative transporter, with protein sequence MNGLVYFLAAAALWTGFAAQLPGLWREPRDPMKRALCAVIFLAGFCFALGAPPTVGFVNRVVGVPNAAACLTYGAINAFSAASLVLIVHWRGADDPERLRRVSRRWLLAYAVIIAAQTVLFAVGDAPVERLSDFDTYYADTPFIREMIVLYLVAHLVAALTTTVLCSRWTLQISGWTGRALTVLAVGWLCNSAYGVLKMVALSGRWTGQHWDPLSTRLAPMLVAVGAALTSAGYVLPLLGPRIDSLIAFLRLGPLFRLVGSRSTGRVGRNVLLSWRSLGDVELRLTHRTTAIRDGLRDVSVHFDETVRERAYRQALSLGSSAGEAEAIGDAAMVAVAVASGTRGRAGGPRQEGLDRAALEALVGLGGGYAEPAAGGQGLDTGQPSLIRMSRAVRAGVVVGAVRAERAKSR encoded by the coding sequence GTGAATGGACTGGTCTACTTCCTGGCGGCCGCCGCCCTGTGGACCGGCTTCGCCGCCCAACTGCCCGGCCTGTGGCGCGAGCCGCGTGATCCGATGAAGCGTGCGCTCTGTGCCGTGATCTTCCTGGCCGGTTTCTGTTTCGCCCTCGGCGCCCCGCCCACCGTCGGCTTCGTCAACCGCGTCGTCGGCGTGCCCAACGCCGCCGCGTGCCTCACCTACGGGGCCATCAACGCCTTCTCCGCCGCGTCCCTCGTGCTGATCGTCCACTGGCGCGGTGCCGACGACCCCGAGCGGCTGCGCCGGGTCTCCCGCCGGTGGCTGCTCGCGTACGCCGTGATCATCGCGGCGCAGACGGTGCTCTTCGCCGTCGGTGACGCGCCCGTCGAGCGCCTCAGCGACTTCGACACCTACTACGCGGACACGCCGTTCATCCGCGAGATGATCGTCCTCTATCTGGTCGCCCACCTGGTGGCGGCCCTCACCACCACGGTCCTCTGCTCGCGCTGGACCCTCCAGATCAGCGGCTGGACGGGGCGGGCGCTGACGGTGCTCGCCGTCGGGTGGCTGTGCAACAGCGCGTACGGCGTCCTGAAGATGGTCGCCCTCTCCGGCCGCTGGACCGGGCAGCACTGGGATCCGCTGAGCACCCGGCTGGCCCCCATGCTGGTCGCCGTGGGTGCGGCCCTCACCTCGGCCGGCTATGTCCTGCCGCTGCTCGGGCCCCGTATCGACAGCCTGATCGCCTTCCTGCGGCTCGGGCCGCTCTTCCGGCTCGTCGGCTCCCGGAGCACCGGCCGCGTCGGACGGAACGTGCTGCTGTCCTGGCGTTCCCTCGGCGACGTCGAGCTGCGGCTGACACACCGGACGACGGCCATACGGGACGGACTGCGGGACGTGTCCGTGCACTTCGACGAGACGGTCCGTGAGCGTGCCTACCGGCAGGCGCTCTCCCTCGGCTCCAGTGCCGGTGAGGCGGAGGCCATCGGGGACGCGGCGATGGTGGCCGTCGCCGTGGCGTCCGGCACGCGGGGGCGGGCCGGGGGGCCGCGTCAGGAGGGCCTGGACCGTGCCGCCCTGGAGGCGCTCGTGGGGCTCGGCGGGGGGTACGCGGAGCCTGCGGCCGGGGGGCAGGGGCTGGACACCGGGCAGCCGTCGTTGATCCGGATGTCGCGGGCGGTGCGGGCGGGGGTGGTGGTGGGGGCGGTGCGCGCGGAGCGCGCGAAAAGCCGGTGA